A single region of the Coffea eugenioides isolate CCC68of unplaced genomic scaffold, Ceug_1.0 ScVebR1_2472;HRSCAF=3503, whole genome shotgun sequence genome encodes:
- the LOC113756757 gene encoding aluminum-activated malate transporter 13-like, whose protein sequence is MRAWLHLPYPNSLTTSKIYGHLTRVTVLPSINSTIKRIEQEGVMNSTVIPIPPSAENVESSYKDAKNMGNKFSFLSTCSVAFRVIQEKRCSQGSMRKVIHSVKVGIALVLVSLLYLLDPLFTEVGENAMWAIMTVVVVFEFSAGATLSKGINRAIGTILGGGLGCLAAMLADEFGGIGNAIVVGASVFIVGAAATYSRLVPRIKRRYDYGVLIFILTFNLVAVSGVRADKVIRLAKQRLSTIGMGFAVCIFTNLLIFPIWAGDELHRSTAAKFDKLARCLE, encoded by the exons ATGCGTGCATGGTTGCATCTCCCATATCCCAACTCTCTTACGACTAGCAAGATATACGGGCACCTGACAAGAGTAACAGTACTACCCAGTATCAACTCTACCATAAAGAGAATTGAGCAAGAAGGAGTGATGAACTCAACCGTCATTCCAATTCCTCCAAGTGCAGAAAATGTTGAATCCTCGTATAAGGACGCCAAAAACATGGGAAACAAGTTTTCGTTTCTATCCACTTGTAGTGTTGCTTTCCGGGTCATCCAGGAAAAAAGATGTAGTCAGGGCAGCATGAGAAAAGTGATTCACAGTGTCAAGGTGGGGATTGCCTTGGTATTGGTCTCGCTGCTGTATCTGCTGGATCCGCTGTTCACTGAAGTTGGAGAAAATGCAATGTGGGCTATCATGACCGTCGTGGTTGTCTTCGAGTTCTCTGCAG GAGCTACGCTAAGCAAAGGCATAAACCGTGCAATCGGTACCATATTAGGCGGTGGATTGGGGTGCTTGGCTGCAATGTTGGCTGACGAGTTCGGAGGGATCGGCAACGCAATCGTTGTTGGCGCTTCGGTTTTTATCGTCG GAGCGGCCGCAACGTATTCGAGGTTGGTTCCAAGAATTAAAAGGAGATATGACTATGGCGTCTTGATCTTCATCCTCACCTTCAATCTGGTAGCTGTGTCGGGGGTACGGGCCGACAAAGTGATCAGGTTAGCCAAGCAGCGTCTGTCAACCATTGGCATGGGTTTTGCTGTCTGCATTTTCACCAACTTGCTTATTTTTCCAATTTGGGCTGGTGATGAGCTTCATCGTTCTACAGCAGCTAAATTCGACAAACTCGCACGTTGCCTTGAAg